From Microtus ochrogaster isolate Prairie Vole_2 unplaced genomic scaffold, MicOch1.0 UNK54, whole genome shotgun sequence, one genomic window encodes:
- the LOC101984926 gene encoding carboxylesterase 1C-like isoform X1 encodes MWLCALVLASLAVCTVWGHPSSPPIVNTVHGKVLGKYVSLEGFAQPVAVFLGVPFAKPPLGSLRFAPPQPAEPWSFVKNATSYPPMCSQDAVGGQVLSELFTNRKESIPLKFSEDCLYLNIYTPADLRKNIRLPVMVWIHGGGLMIGGASPYDGLALSAHENVVVVTIQYRLGIWGLLRPSKLLRALPWHLYPHYTLSSCSTGDEHSPGNWGHLDQVAALRWVQDNIANFGGNPGSVTIFGESAGGISVSVLVLSPLAKNLFHRAISESGVALTEGLVKKNTQSVTELIATVSGCKTTTSAVMVHCLRQKTENELLEIALNLNPFDTDDNGDHGESLSTVVDGVFLPKTPEEILAEKSFNTVPYMVGINKQEFGWIIPMMMGELFSEDKMDEKMARSLLWKFRSALNISENMVPAAIEKYLGQTDDPVKKKDRLLDLFGDVFFGIPSVLMARGLRDAGVPTYMYEFQYCPSFISGKRPKTVLGDHGDEIFSVFGAPFLKEGASEEETKLSKMVMKFWANFARTGNPNEKGLPHWPEYDLKEGYLQIGATTQQAQKLKGEEVAFWTELLAKKSPQTVHTEL; translated from the exons ATGTGGCTCTGTGCCCTGGTCTTGGCTTCTCTTGCTGTTTGCACAGTTTGGG GGCACCCGTCCTCACCACCCATTGTGAACACTGTTCATGGCAAAGTCCTGGGGAAGTATGTCAGCTTAGAAGGATTTGCACAGCCTGTGGCCGTCTTCCTGGGAGTTCCCTTTGCCAAGCCCCCTCTTGGCTCCCTGAGGTTTGCTCCACCACAGCCTGCAGAGCCCTGGAGCTTCGTGAAGAATGCCACCTCCTACCCTCCTAT GTGCTCCCAGGATGCAGTTGGAGGGCAGGTGCTCTCGGAGCTCTTCACCAACAGGAAGGAGAGCATTCCTCTCAAGTTTTCTGAAGACTGTCTCTACCTGAATATATACACCCCTGCCGACTTGAGAAAAAACATCCGATTGCCT GTGATGGTGTGGATTCATGGAGGTGGACTGATGATAGGTGGAGCATCACCGTATGATGGACTAGCTCTCTCTGCCCATGAGAACGTCGTGGTGGTAACGATTCAGTATCGCCTTGGTATTTGGGGATTACTCAG ACCTTCCAAGCTCTTGAGAGCCCTGCCATGGCATCTATACCCCCATTACACCCTGTCATCTTGCAGCACAGGTGATGAACACAGCCCTGGGAACTGGGGTCACTTGGATCAGGTGGCTGCACTACGCTGGGTCCAGGATAACATTGCAAATTTTGGAGGGAACCCAGGCTCTGTGACCATCTTTGGAGAGTCAGCAGGAGGTATCAGTGTCTCTGTTCTT GTGCTGTCTCCTCTGGCCAAGAACCTCTTCCATAGAGCCATTTCTGAGAGTGGCGTGGCCCTCACTGAAGGCCTGGTCAAGAAGAACACCCAGTCTGTGACTGAA CTAATTGCCACTGTTTCTGGGTGTAAAACCACTACCTCAGCTGTCATGGTTCACTGCCTGCGCCAGAAGACAGAGAATGAGCTCTTGGAGATCGCACTGAATTTG AATCCTTTTGACACGGATGACAATGGAGACCACGGAGAG TCCCTGTCCACTGTGGTTGATGGAGTGTTTCtgccaaagactccagaagagaTCCTGGCTGAGAAGAGCTTCAACACTGTCCCCTACATGGTGGGCATCAACAAGCAAGAGTTTGGCTGGATCATTCCAATG ATGATGGGTGAGCTCTTCTCTGAAGACAAAATGGATGAGAAAATGGCCCGTTCCCTCCTGTGGAAGTTCCGCTCTGCCCTT AACATCTCTGAGAATATGGTTCCAGCAGCCATTGAGAAGTATTTAGGACAAACAGACGACCCTGTCAAAAAGAAAGACCGTCTCCTGGACCTGTTTGGAGATGTATTTTTTGGTATCCCATCTGTTCTCATGGCCCGTGGACTCAGAG ATGCTGGAGTTCCTACCTACATGTATGAGTTTCAGTACTGCCCAAGCTTCATATCTGGCAAGAGACCCAAGACGGTGTTGGGAGATCACGGTGATGAAATATTCTCTGTATTCGGGGctccatttttaaaag AGGGCGCCTCAGAAGAGGAGACCAAGCTCAGCAAGATGGTGATGAAATTCTGGGCCAACTTTGCACGCACTGG GAACCCCAATGAGAAGGGGTTGCCACACTGGCCAGAGTATGACCTGAAAGAAGGGTACCTGCAGATTGGAGCCACCACCCAACAAGCCCAGAAACTGAAAGGGGAGGAGGTGGCTttctggactgagctcctggcTAAGAAGTCACCTCAGACAGTACACACTGAGCTGTGA
- the LOC101984926 gene encoding carboxylesterase 1C-like isoform X3, producing the protein MWLCALVLASLAVCTVWGHPSSPPIVNTVHGKVLGKYVSLEGFAQPVAVFLGVPFAKPPLGSLRFAPPQPAEPWSFVKNATSYPPMCSQDAVGGQVLSELFTNRKESIPLKFSEDCLYLNIYTPADLRKNIRLPVMVWIHGGGLMIGGASPYDGLALSAHENVVVVTIQYRLGIWGLLSTGDEHSPGNWGHLDQVAALRWVQDNIANFGGNPGSVTIFGESAGGISVSVLVLSPLAKNLFHRAISESGVALTEGLVKKNTQSVTELIATVSGCKTTTSAVMVHCLRQKTENELLEIALNLNPFDTDDNGDHGESLSTVVDGVFLPKTPEEILAEKSFNTVPYMVGINKQEFGWIIPMMMGELFSEDKMDEKMARSLLWKFRSALNISENMVPAAIEKYLGQTDDPVKKKDRLLDLFGDVFFGIPSVLMARGLRDAGVPTYMYEFQYCPSFISGKRPKTVLGDHGDEIFSVFGAPFLKEGASEEETKLSKMVMKFWANFARTGNPNEKGLPHWPEYDLKEGYLQIGATTQQAQKLKGEEVAFWTELLAKKSPQTVHTEL; encoded by the exons ATGTGGCTCTGTGCCCTGGTCTTGGCTTCTCTTGCTGTTTGCACAGTTTGGG GGCACCCGTCCTCACCACCCATTGTGAACACTGTTCATGGCAAAGTCCTGGGGAAGTATGTCAGCTTAGAAGGATTTGCACAGCCTGTGGCCGTCTTCCTGGGAGTTCCCTTTGCCAAGCCCCCTCTTGGCTCCCTGAGGTTTGCTCCACCACAGCCTGCAGAGCCCTGGAGCTTCGTGAAGAATGCCACCTCCTACCCTCCTAT GTGCTCCCAGGATGCAGTTGGAGGGCAGGTGCTCTCGGAGCTCTTCACCAACAGGAAGGAGAGCATTCCTCTCAAGTTTTCTGAAGACTGTCTCTACCTGAATATATACACCCCTGCCGACTTGAGAAAAAACATCCGATTGCCT GTGATGGTGTGGATTCATGGAGGTGGACTGATGATAGGTGGAGCATCACCGTATGATGGACTAGCTCTCTCTGCCCATGAGAACGTCGTGGTGGTAACGATTCAGTATCGCCTTGGTATTTGGGGATTACTCAG CACAGGTGATGAACACAGCCCTGGGAACTGGGGTCACTTGGATCAGGTGGCTGCACTACGCTGGGTCCAGGATAACATTGCAAATTTTGGAGGGAACCCAGGCTCTGTGACCATCTTTGGAGAGTCAGCAGGAGGTATCAGTGTCTCTGTTCTT GTGCTGTCTCCTCTGGCCAAGAACCTCTTCCATAGAGCCATTTCTGAGAGTGGCGTGGCCCTCACTGAAGGCCTGGTCAAGAAGAACACCCAGTCTGTGACTGAA CTAATTGCCACTGTTTCTGGGTGTAAAACCACTACCTCAGCTGTCATGGTTCACTGCCTGCGCCAGAAGACAGAGAATGAGCTCTTGGAGATCGCACTGAATTTG AATCCTTTTGACACGGATGACAATGGAGACCACGGAGAG TCCCTGTCCACTGTGGTTGATGGAGTGTTTCtgccaaagactccagaagagaTCCTGGCTGAGAAGAGCTTCAACACTGTCCCCTACATGGTGGGCATCAACAAGCAAGAGTTTGGCTGGATCATTCCAATG ATGATGGGTGAGCTCTTCTCTGAAGACAAAATGGATGAGAAAATGGCCCGTTCCCTCCTGTGGAAGTTCCGCTCTGCCCTT AACATCTCTGAGAATATGGTTCCAGCAGCCATTGAGAAGTATTTAGGACAAACAGACGACCCTGTCAAAAAGAAAGACCGTCTCCTGGACCTGTTTGGAGATGTATTTTTTGGTATCCCATCTGTTCTCATGGCCCGTGGACTCAGAG ATGCTGGAGTTCCTACCTACATGTATGAGTTTCAGTACTGCCCAAGCTTCATATCTGGCAAGAGACCCAAGACGGTGTTGGGAGATCACGGTGATGAAATATTCTCTGTATTCGGGGctccatttttaaaag AGGGCGCCTCAGAAGAGGAGACCAAGCTCAGCAAGATGGTGATGAAATTCTGGGCCAACTTTGCACGCACTGG GAACCCCAATGAGAAGGGGTTGCCACACTGGCCAGAGTATGACCTGAAAGAAGGGTACCTGCAGATTGGAGCCACCACCCAACAAGCCCAGAAACTGAAAGGGGAGGAGGTGGCTttctggactgagctcctggcTAAGAAGTCACCTCAGACAGTACACACTGAGCTGTGA
- the LOC101984926 gene encoding carboxylesterase 1C-like isoform X2, translated as MWLCALVLASLAVCTVWAGHPSSPPIVNTVHGKVLGKYVSLEGFAQPVAVFLGVPFAKPPLGSLRFAPPQPAEPWSFVKNATSYPPMCSQDAVGGQVLSELFTNRKESIPLKFSEDCLYLNIYTPADLRKNIRLPVMVWIHGGGLMIGGASPYDGLALSAHENVVVVTIQYRLGIWGLLSTGDEHSPGNWGHLDQVAALRWVQDNIANFGGNPGSVTIFGESAGGISVSVLVLSPLAKNLFHRAISESGVALTEGLVKKNTQSVTELIATVSGCKTTTSAVMVHCLRQKTENELLEIALNLNPFDTDDNGDHGESLSTVVDGVFLPKTPEEILAEKSFNTVPYMVGINKQEFGWIIPMMMGELFSEDKMDEKMARSLLWKFRSALNISENMVPAAIEKYLGQTDDPVKKKDRLLDLFGDVFFGIPSVLMARGLRDAGVPTYMYEFQYCPSFISGKRPKTVLGDHGDEIFSVFGAPFLKEGASEEETKLSKMVMKFWANFARTGNPNEKGLPHWPEYDLKEGYLQIGATTQQAQKLKGEEVAFWTELLAKKSPQTVHTEL; from the exons ATGTGGCTCTGTGCCCTGGTCTTGGCTTCTCTTGCTGTTTGCACAGTTTGGG CAGGGCACCCGTCCTCACCACCCATTGTGAACACTGTTCATGGCAAAGTCCTGGGGAAGTATGTCAGCTTAGAAGGATTTGCACAGCCTGTGGCCGTCTTCCTGGGAGTTCCCTTTGCCAAGCCCCCTCTTGGCTCCCTGAGGTTTGCTCCACCACAGCCTGCAGAGCCCTGGAGCTTCGTGAAGAATGCCACCTCCTACCCTCCTAT GTGCTCCCAGGATGCAGTTGGAGGGCAGGTGCTCTCGGAGCTCTTCACCAACAGGAAGGAGAGCATTCCTCTCAAGTTTTCTGAAGACTGTCTCTACCTGAATATATACACCCCTGCCGACTTGAGAAAAAACATCCGATTGCCT GTGATGGTGTGGATTCATGGAGGTGGACTGATGATAGGTGGAGCATCACCGTATGATGGACTAGCTCTCTCTGCCCATGAGAACGTCGTGGTGGTAACGATTCAGTATCGCCTTGGTATTTGGGGATTACTCAG CACAGGTGATGAACACAGCCCTGGGAACTGGGGTCACTTGGATCAGGTGGCTGCACTACGCTGGGTCCAGGATAACATTGCAAATTTTGGAGGGAACCCAGGCTCTGTGACCATCTTTGGAGAGTCAGCAGGAGGTATCAGTGTCTCTGTTCTT GTGCTGTCTCCTCTGGCCAAGAACCTCTTCCATAGAGCCATTTCTGAGAGTGGCGTGGCCCTCACTGAAGGCCTGGTCAAGAAGAACACCCAGTCTGTGACTGAA CTAATTGCCACTGTTTCTGGGTGTAAAACCACTACCTCAGCTGTCATGGTTCACTGCCTGCGCCAGAAGACAGAGAATGAGCTCTTGGAGATCGCACTGAATTTG AATCCTTTTGACACGGATGACAATGGAGACCACGGAGAG TCCCTGTCCACTGTGGTTGATGGAGTGTTTCtgccaaagactccagaagagaTCCTGGCTGAGAAGAGCTTCAACACTGTCCCCTACATGGTGGGCATCAACAAGCAAGAGTTTGGCTGGATCATTCCAATG ATGATGGGTGAGCTCTTCTCTGAAGACAAAATGGATGAGAAAATGGCCCGTTCCCTCCTGTGGAAGTTCCGCTCTGCCCTT AACATCTCTGAGAATATGGTTCCAGCAGCCATTGAGAAGTATTTAGGACAAACAGACGACCCTGTCAAAAAGAAAGACCGTCTCCTGGACCTGTTTGGAGATGTATTTTTTGGTATCCCATCTGTTCTCATGGCCCGTGGACTCAGAG ATGCTGGAGTTCCTACCTACATGTATGAGTTTCAGTACTGCCCAAGCTTCATATCTGGCAAGAGACCCAAGACGGTGTTGGGAGATCACGGTGATGAAATATTCTCTGTATTCGGGGctccatttttaaaag AGGGCGCCTCAGAAGAGGAGACCAAGCTCAGCAAGATGGTGATGAAATTCTGGGCCAACTTTGCACGCACTGG GAACCCCAATGAGAAGGGGTTGCCACACTGGCCAGAGTATGACCTGAAAGAAGGGTACCTGCAGATTGGAGCCACCACCCAACAAGCCCAGAAACTGAAAGGGGAGGAGGTGGCTttctggactgagctcctggcTAAGAAGTCACCTCAGACAGTACACACTGAGCTGTGA
- the LOC101984926 gene encoding carboxylesterase 1C-like isoform X4, producing MWLCALVLASLAVCTVWAGHPSSPPIVNTVHGKVLGKYVSLEGFAQPVAVFLGVPFAKPPLGSLRFAPPQPAEPWSFVKNATSYPPMCSQDAVGGQVLSELFTNRKESIPLKFSEDCLYLNIYTPADLRKNIRLPVMVWIHGGGLMIGGASPYDGLALSAHENVVVVTIQYRLGIWGLLRPSKLLRALPWHLYPHYTLSSCSTGDEHSPGNWGHLDQVAALRWVQDNIANFGGNPGSVTIFGESAGGISVSVLVLSPLAKNLFHRAISESGVALTEGLVKKNTQSVTELIATVSGCKTTTSAVMVHCLRQKTENELLEIALNLNPFDTDDNGDHGESLSTVVDGVFLPKTPEEILAEKSFNTVPYMVGINKQEFGWIIPMMMGELFSEDKMDEKMARSLLWKFRSALNISENMVPAAIEKYLGQTDDPVKKKDRLLDLFGDVFFGIPSVLMARGLRDAGVPTYMYEFQYCPSFISGKRPKTVLGDHGDEIFSVFGAPFLKEGASEEETKLSKMVMKFWANFARTGNPNEKGLPHWPEYDLKEGYLQIGATTQQAQKLKGEEVAFWTELLAKKSPQTVHTEL from the exons ATGTGGCTCTGTGCCCTGGTCTTGGCTTCTCTTGCTGTTTGCACAGTTTGGG CAGGGCACCCGTCCTCACCACCCATTGTGAACACTGTTCATGGCAAAGTCCTGGGGAAGTATGTCAGCTTAGAAGGATTTGCACAGCCTGTGGCCGTCTTCCTGGGAGTTCCCTTTGCCAAGCCCCCTCTTGGCTCCCTGAGGTTTGCTCCACCACAGCCTGCAGAGCCCTGGAGCTTCGTGAAGAATGCCACCTCCTACCCTCCTAT GTGCTCCCAGGATGCAGTTGGAGGGCAGGTGCTCTCGGAGCTCTTCACCAACAGGAAGGAGAGCATTCCTCTCAAGTTTTCTGAAGACTGTCTCTACCTGAATATATACACCCCTGCCGACTTGAGAAAAAACATCCGATTGCCT GTGATGGTGTGGATTCATGGAGGTGGACTGATGATAGGTGGAGCATCACCGTATGATGGACTAGCTCTCTCTGCCCATGAGAACGTCGTGGTGGTAACGATTCAGTATCGCCTTGGTATTTGGGGATTACTCAG ACCTTCCAAGCTCTTGAGAGCCCTGCCATGGCATCTATACCCCCATTACACCCTGTCATCTTGCAGCACAGGTGATGAACACAGCCCTGGGAACTGGGGTCACTTGGATCAGGTGGCTGCACTACGCTGGGTCCAGGATAACATTGCAAATTTTGGAGGGAACCCAGGCTCTGTGACCATCTTTGGAGAGTCAGCAGGAGGTATCAGTGTCTCTGTTCTT GTGCTGTCTCCTCTGGCCAAGAACCTCTTCCATAGAGCCATTTCTGAGAGTGGCGTGGCCCTCACTGAAGGCCTGGTCAAGAAGAACACCCAGTCTGTGACTGAA CTAATTGCCACTGTTTCTGGGTGTAAAACCACTACCTCAGCTGTCATGGTTCACTGCCTGCGCCAGAAGACAGAGAATGAGCTCTTGGAGATCGCACTGAATTTG AATCCTTTTGACACGGATGACAATGGAGACCACGGAGAG TCCCTGTCCACTGTGGTTGATGGAGTGTTTCtgccaaagactccagaagagaTCCTGGCTGAGAAGAGCTTCAACACTGTCCCCTACATGGTGGGCATCAACAAGCAAGAGTTTGGCTGGATCATTCCAATG ATGATGGGTGAGCTCTTCTCTGAAGACAAAATGGATGAGAAAATGGCCCGTTCCCTCCTGTGGAAGTTCCGCTCTGCCCTT AACATCTCTGAGAATATGGTTCCAGCAGCCATTGAGAAGTATTTAGGACAAACAGACGACCCTGTCAAAAAGAAAGACCGTCTCCTGGACCTGTTTGGAGATGTATTTTTTGGTATCCCATCTGTTCTCATGGCCCGTGGACTCAGAG ATGCTGGAGTTCCTACCTACATGTATGAGTTTCAGTACTGCCCAAGCTTCATATCTGGCAAGAGACCCAAGACGGTGTTGGGAGATCACGGTGATGAAATATTCTCTGTATTCGGGGctccatttttaaaag AGGGCGCCTCAGAAGAGGAGACCAAGCTCAGCAAGATGGTGATGAAATTCTGGGCCAACTTTGCACGCACTGG GAACCCCAATGAGAAGGGGTTGCCACACTGGCCAGAGTATGACCTGAAAGAAGGGTACCTGCAGATTGGAGCCACCACCCAACAAGCCCAGAAACTGAAAGGGGAGGAGGTGGCTttctggactgagctcctggcTAAGAAGTCACCTCAGACAGTACACACTGAGCTGTGA